A region from the Serinus canaria isolate serCan28SL12 chromosome 10, serCan2020, whole genome shotgun sequence genome encodes:
- the LOC103824596 gene encoding uridine-cytidine kinase-like 1 isoform X3, with protein MAAAGAEERRGAAGPERAHSSGPGPLGSLLSRLPLAPAPAPRRRTASQCKPEPPLLRTSKRTIYTAGRPPWYTETGAPVDEAFVIGLCGGSASGKTTVATRIIEALDVPWVVLLSMDSFYKVLDEGQQALAARSDYNFDHPDAFDFELLVNVLRKLKKGKSVKVPVYDFTTHSRRREWKTVYGANVIVFEGILAFANKELLKLLDMKVFVDTDSDIRLVRRLQRDIMERGRDVAGVIKQYNKFVKPAFEQYIEPTVQVADIVVPRGGENFVALDLIVQHVHSQLEKREITVRNKDTTRDEFIFYSKRLMRLLIEHALSFLPLKSVTVETPQGTTYEGKRFHRQRITGVSILRAGETMEQALTAVCKDIRLGKILIQTNLDTGEPELHYLRLPKEISEDYVILMDSTVSTGAAAMMAVRVLLDHDVQEDRIFLLSLLMAEMGVHSVAYAFPRVHIITTAVDKRVNEEFHIIPGIGNFGDRYFGTDGPSAWCESDSVDC; from the exons ATGGCGGCGGCGGGTGCTGAGGagcggcggggggcggcggggccggagcgCGCCCACAgctccggccccggcccgcTGGGCTCGCTGCTCAGCCGGTTGCCGCTggcgcccgccccggccccaCGGCGCCGTACCGCCAGCCAGTGCAAGCCGGAGCCGCCTCTGCTGCGCACCAGCAAGCGGACTATCTACACGGCCGGGCGGCCGCCGTGGTACACCGAGACCGGCGCGCCCGTAGATGAGGCCTTTGTCATCG GCCTGTGCGGCGGCAGCGCCTCAGGCAAGACCACGGTGGCGACGCGGATCATCGAGGCGCTGGACGTGCCCTGGGTCGTGCTGCTCTCCATGGACTCCTTCTACAAG GTGCTGGATGAGGGGCAGCAGGCGCTGGCAGCCCGCAGCGACTACAACTTCGATCACCCCGATGCCTTTGACTTCGAGCTGCTCGTCAATGTCCTGCGCAAGCTCAAGAAGGGCAAGAGCGTGAAGGTGCCGGTGTACGACTTCACCACACACAGCCGGCGCCGCGAGTGG AAAACAGTGTATGGGGCCAACGTCATCGTGTTTGAAGGGATCCTGGCCTTCGCCAACAAGGAGCTGCTCAAG ctgctggacaTGAAAGTGTTTGTGGACACGGACTCCGACATCCGTCTGGTGCGGCGGCTGCAGCGCGACATCATGGAGCGCGGGCGCGACGTCGCGGGCGTCATCAAGCAGTACAACAAGTTTGTGAAGCCAGCCTTCGAGCAGTACATCGAGCCCACCGTGCAGGTGGCCGACATCGTGGTGCCCAGGG GTGGGGAAAACTTCGTGGCACTGGACCTCATTGTGCAGCATGTGCACAGCCAGCTGGAAAAG CGGGAGATTACAGTCAG GAACAAGGACACGACCAGGGATGAATTTATCTTCTACTCCAAGCGCCTGATGCGGCTGCTGATCGAACATGCCTTGTCCTTCCTGCCCCTGAAG TCGGTCACGGTGGAGACGCCCCAGGGCACCACGTACGAGGGGAAGCGGTTCCACAGGCAGCGG ATCACGGGCGTGTCCATCCTGCGGGCAGGTGAGACCATGGAGCAGGCCCTGACCGCTGTCTGCAAGGACATCCGCCTGGGCAAGATCCTCATCCAGACCAACCTGGACACGGGGGAGCCCGAG ctgcactACCTGCGCCTGCCCAAGGAGATCAGCGAGGACTACGTCATCCTCATGGACAGCACGGTGTCCACGGGGGCCGCGGCCATGATGGCCGTGCGCGTGCTGCTG GACCACGACGTGCAGGAGGACAGGATCTTCCTGCTGTCGCTGCTGATGGCGGAGATGGGGGTGCACTCCGTGGCCTACGCCTTTCCCCGCGTACACATCATCACCACCGCTGTGGACAAGCGGGTCAACGAGGAGTTCCACATCATCCCGGGCATCG GTAACTTTGGAGACAGATACTTTGGCACTGATGGCCCCTCGGCCTGGTGTGAGAGCGACAGCGTGGACTGCTGA
- the LOC103824596 gene encoding uridine-cytidine kinase-like 1 isoform X2 has protein sequence MAAAGAEERRGAAGPERAHSSGPGPLGSLLSRLPLAPAPAPRRRTASQCKPEPPLLRTSKRTIYTAGRPPWYTETGAPVDEAFVIGLCGGSASGKTTVATRIIEALDVPWVVLLSMDSFYKVLDEGQQALAARSDYNFDHPDAFDFELLVNVLRKLKKGKSVKKTVYGANVIVFEGILAFANKELLKLLDMKVFVDTDSDIRLVRRLQRDIMERGRDVAGVIKQYNKFVKPAFEQYIEPTVQVADIVVPRGGENFVALDLIVQHVHSQLEKREITVRAALASAHQGQPLPKTLSVLESTPQVRGMHTIIRNKDTTRDEFIFYSKRLMRLLIEHALSFLPLKSVTVETPQGTTYEGKRFHRQRITGVSILRAGETMEQALTAVCKDIRLGKILIQTNLDTGEPELHYLRLPKEISEDYVILMDSTVSTGAAAMMAVRVLLDHDVQEDRIFLLSLLMAEMGVHSVAYAFPRVHIITTAVDKRVNEEFHIIPGIGNFGDRYFGTDGPSAWCESDSVDC, from the exons ATGGCGGCGGCGGGTGCTGAGGagcggcggggggcggcggggccggagcgCGCCCACAgctccggccccggcccgcTGGGCTCGCTGCTCAGCCGGTTGCCGCTggcgcccgccccggccccaCGGCGCCGTACCGCCAGCCAGTGCAAGCCGGAGCCGCCTCTGCTGCGCACCAGCAAGCGGACTATCTACACGGCCGGGCGGCCGCCGTGGTACACCGAGACCGGCGCGCCCGTAGATGAGGCCTTTGTCATCG GCCTGTGCGGCGGCAGCGCCTCAGGCAAGACCACGGTGGCGACGCGGATCATCGAGGCGCTGGACGTGCCCTGGGTCGTGCTGCTCTCCATGGACTCCTTCTACAAG GTGCTGGATGAGGGGCAGCAGGCGCTGGCAGCCCGCAGCGACTACAACTTCGATCACCCCGATGCCTTTGACTTCGAGCTGCTCGTCAATGTCCTGCGCAAGCTCAAGAAGGGCAAGAGCGTGAAG AAAACAGTGTATGGGGCCAACGTCATCGTGTTTGAAGGGATCCTGGCCTTCGCCAACAAGGAGCTGCTCAAG ctgctggacaTGAAAGTGTTTGTGGACACGGACTCCGACATCCGTCTGGTGCGGCGGCTGCAGCGCGACATCATGGAGCGCGGGCGCGACGTCGCGGGCGTCATCAAGCAGTACAACAAGTTTGTGAAGCCAGCCTTCGAGCAGTACATCGAGCCCACCGTGCAGGTGGCCGACATCGTGGTGCCCAGGG GTGGGGAAAACTTCGTGGCACTGGACCTCATTGTGCAGCATGTGCACAGCCAGCTGGAAAAG CGGGAGATTACAGTCAG ggcagccctggcctcGGCCCACCAAGGACAGCCCCTGCCCAAGACCCTGAGCGTCCTGGAGAGCACGCCGCAGGTGCGGGGCATGCACACCATCATCAG GAACAAGGACACGACCAGGGATGAATTTATCTTCTACTCCAAGCGCCTGATGCGGCTGCTGATCGAACATGCCTTGTCCTTCCTGCCCCTGAAG TCGGTCACGGTGGAGACGCCCCAGGGCACCACGTACGAGGGGAAGCGGTTCCACAGGCAGCGG ATCACGGGCGTGTCCATCCTGCGGGCAGGTGAGACCATGGAGCAGGCCCTGACCGCTGTCTGCAAGGACATCCGCCTGGGCAAGATCCTCATCCAGACCAACCTGGACACGGGGGAGCCCGAG ctgcactACCTGCGCCTGCCCAAGGAGATCAGCGAGGACTACGTCATCCTCATGGACAGCACGGTGTCCACGGGGGCCGCGGCCATGATGGCCGTGCGCGTGCTGCTG GACCACGACGTGCAGGAGGACAGGATCTTCCTGCTGTCGCTGCTGATGGCGGAGATGGGGGTGCACTCCGTGGCCTACGCCTTTCCCCGCGTACACATCATCACCACCGCTGTGGACAAGCGGGTCAACGAGGAGTTCCACATCATCCCGGGCATCG GTAACTTTGGAGACAGATACTTTGGCACTGATGGCCCCTCGGCCTGGTGTGAGAGCGACAGCGTGGACTGCTGA
- the LOC103824596 gene encoding uridine-cytidine kinase-like 1 isoform X1 — MAAAGAEERRGAAGPERAHSSGPGPLGSLLSRLPLAPAPAPRRRTASQCKPEPPLLRTSKRTIYTAGRPPWYTETGAPVDEAFVIGLCGGSASGKTTVATRIIEALDVPWVVLLSMDSFYKVLDEGQQALAARSDYNFDHPDAFDFELLVNVLRKLKKGKSVKVPVYDFTTHSRRREWKTVYGANVIVFEGILAFANKELLKLLDMKVFVDTDSDIRLVRRLQRDIMERGRDVAGVIKQYNKFVKPAFEQYIEPTVQVADIVVPRGGENFVALDLIVQHVHSQLEKREITVRAALASAHQGQPLPKTLSVLESTPQVRGMHTIIRNKDTTRDEFIFYSKRLMRLLIEHALSFLPLKSVTVETPQGTTYEGKRFHRQRITGVSILRAGETMEQALTAVCKDIRLGKILIQTNLDTGEPELHYLRLPKEISEDYVILMDSTVSTGAAAMMAVRVLLDHDVQEDRIFLLSLLMAEMGVHSVAYAFPRVHIITTAVDKRVNEEFHIIPGIGNFGDRYFGTDGPSAWCESDSVDC; from the exons ATGGCGGCGGCGGGTGCTGAGGagcggcggggggcggcggggccggagcgCGCCCACAgctccggccccggcccgcTGGGCTCGCTGCTCAGCCGGTTGCCGCTggcgcccgccccggccccaCGGCGCCGTACCGCCAGCCAGTGCAAGCCGGAGCCGCCTCTGCTGCGCACCAGCAAGCGGACTATCTACACGGCCGGGCGGCCGCCGTGGTACACCGAGACCGGCGCGCCCGTAGATGAGGCCTTTGTCATCG GCCTGTGCGGCGGCAGCGCCTCAGGCAAGACCACGGTGGCGACGCGGATCATCGAGGCGCTGGACGTGCCCTGGGTCGTGCTGCTCTCCATGGACTCCTTCTACAAG GTGCTGGATGAGGGGCAGCAGGCGCTGGCAGCCCGCAGCGACTACAACTTCGATCACCCCGATGCCTTTGACTTCGAGCTGCTCGTCAATGTCCTGCGCAAGCTCAAGAAGGGCAAGAGCGTGAAGGTGCCGGTGTACGACTTCACCACACACAGCCGGCGCCGCGAGTGG AAAACAGTGTATGGGGCCAACGTCATCGTGTTTGAAGGGATCCTGGCCTTCGCCAACAAGGAGCTGCTCAAG ctgctggacaTGAAAGTGTTTGTGGACACGGACTCCGACATCCGTCTGGTGCGGCGGCTGCAGCGCGACATCATGGAGCGCGGGCGCGACGTCGCGGGCGTCATCAAGCAGTACAACAAGTTTGTGAAGCCAGCCTTCGAGCAGTACATCGAGCCCACCGTGCAGGTGGCCGACATCGTGGTGCCCAGGG GTGGGGAAAACTTCGTGGCACTGGACCTCATTGTGCAGCATGTGCACAGCCAGCTGGAAAAG CGGGAGATTACAGTCAG ggcagccctggcctcGGCCCACCAAGGACAGCCCCTGCCCAAGACCCTGAGCGTCCTGGAGAGCACGCCGCAGGTGCGGGGCATGCACACCATCATCAG GAACAAGGACACGACCAGGGATGAATTTATCTTCTACTCCAAGCGCCTGATGCGGCTGCTGATCGAACATGCCTTGTCCTTCCTGCCCCTGAAG TCGGTCACGGTGGAGACGCCCCAGGGCACCACGTACGAGGGGAAGCGGTTCCACAGGCAGCGG ATCACGGGCGTGTCCATCCTGCGGGCAGGTGAGACCATGGAGCAGGCCCTGACCGCTGTCTGCAAGGACATCCGCCTGGGCAAGATCCTCATCCAGACCAACCTGGACACGGGGGAGCCCGAG ctgcactACCTGCGCCTGCCCAAGGAGATCAGCGAGGACTACGTCATCCTCATGGACAGCACGGTGTCCACGGGGGCCGCGGCCATGATGGCCGTGCGCGTGCTGCTG GACCACGACGTGCAGGAGGACAGGATCTTCCTGCTGTCGCTGCTGATGGCGGAGATGGGGGTGCACTCCGTGGCCTACGCCTTTCCCCGCGTACACATCATCACCACCGCTGTGGACAAGCGGGTCAACGAGGAGTTCCACATCATCCCGGGCATCG GTAACTTTGGAGACAGATACTTTGGCACTGATGGCCCCTCGGCCTGGTGTGAGAGCGACAGCGTGGACTGCTGA
- the SLC30A3 gene encoding probable proton-coupled zinc antiporter SLC30A3: MEPPTGTESSRLVSPRGGRADGSLRLKRYRRHRHPSPRHPIPGTHRPGIPTTASTTPSPAPPAPTALPLPAPLHSDHHRHFHQHRHTTVPTTPLPALAPPSPAPPYPRASPDRPPLAPSPRHRHVHPAAGTSAQAEPAPPCAGLAPPSGVRPAPIGAQTSPTHTGTIHPSPAHTGTVHPLAPIPVGCTSPLPHCCPTHRDLGPRRPFPTPHVSAPLARPAAWPRAQHLAPTRTFPRAPAPVPSTVPAGAPRHGLLLLPPIPWLLVPLGGFRRCPTDCLAAHQRSAAGPSGGPGRSPQAGVAGSDPRPQLQARRQLSVACAVCCLFMVGEVIGGYLAHSLAIMTDAAHLLTDVGSMSVSLFSLWVSNRPPTKTMTFGWHRSETLGALASVLSIWVVTAALVYLAAARIISNDYEIEARAMLATSACAVGVNLVMAYILHQSPAGHGHGTGAYEQLESSVSCQPSHSPLPGSTSVRAAFVHVVGDLLQSVSVLVAATIIYFKPQCKIADPISTLFFSVFVLGSTITILRDVFRVLMEGAPRGLEFDAVKEALLGARGVRGVHDLHLWALTLSHAAVSAHVAVDAGADAEMVLQEVTARLQRFGFALCTVQVEQHQEESAGCPHCQDPRT, translated from the exons ATGGAGCCCCCGACCGGCACCGAGAGCTCCCGCCTGGTCAGCCCGCGGGGCGGCCGCGCCGACGGCAGCCTGCGCCTCAAGAGGTACCGCCGGCACCGGCACCCATCACCCCGGCATCCCATCCCCGGCACCCATCGCCCCGGCATCCCCACCACCGCCAGCACAACTCCATCACCGGCGCCTCCGGCACCGACGGCACTTCCATTACCGGCACCCCTACACTCCGACCACCACCGGCACTTCCATCAGCACCGGCACACCACTGTCCCGACGACCCCATTACCGGCGCTAGCACCTCCATCACCGGCACCTCCATA TCCCCGCGCCAGCCCTGACCGTCCGCCGCTTGCACCGTCACCCCGCCACCGGCACGTTCACCCCGCCGCCGGCACCTCCGCTCAAGCGGAACCAGCCCCGCCGTGCGCCGGCCTTGCTCCCCCCTCGGGTGTCCGTCCCGCACCTATCGGCGCCCAAACGTCACCCACGCACACCGGtaccatccatccatcacccGCCCACACAGGTACCGTTCATCCGTTAGCCCCCATCCCGGTGGGCTGCACGTCCCCGCTCCCGCACTGCTGCCCCACGCACCGGGACCTCGGCCCCCGCCGCCCCTTCCCCACGCCCCACGTCTCCGCACCGCTGGCCCGTCCCGCAGCCTGGCCGCGGGCGCAACACCTTGCTCCCACCCGCACCTTCCCGCGGGCACCCGCACCAGTCCCGTCTACCGTTCCGGCGGGAGCTCCGAGGCAcggcctcctgctgctgccgccgATCCCGTGGCTGCTCGTCCCGCTGGGGGGGTTCCGCCGGTGCCCCACCGATTGCCTGGCCGCACACCAGCGGTCAGCAGCAGGACCCTCGGGGGGTCCGGGCAGGAGCCCCCAGGCCGGCGTTGCCGGCAGTGACCCCCGCCCCCA gctccagGCCCGCCGGCAGCTGAGCGTCGCCTGCGCCGTCTGCTGCCTCTTCATGGTCGGGGAGGTGATAG GTGGCTACCTGGCACACAGCCTGGCCATCATGACGGATGCAGCCCACCTGCTGACGGACGTGGGCAGCATGTCcgtcagcctcttctccctctgGGTCTCCAACCGCCCGCCCACCAAGACCATGACCTTTGGCTGGCACCGCTCAG AGACACTGGGTGCGCTGGCCTCTGTCCTCTCTATCTGGGTTGTGACCGCGGCCCTGGTCTACCTGGCAGCCGCCCGCATCATCAGCAATGACTACGAGATTGAGGCGCGAGCCATGCTGGCCACGTCCGCCTGCGCCGTTGGCGTCAATCTGGT CATGGCCTACATCCTGCACCAGTCCCCTGCTGGCCatggccatggcacaggggcctacgagcagctggagagctctgtgtcctgccagcccagccacagccccctGCCCGGCAGCACCAGCGTGCGGGCAGCCTTTGTCCACGTGGTGGGTGACTTGCTGCAGAGCGTCAGCGTCCTCGTGGCTGCCACCATCATCTACTTCAag ccccagtgcaAGATTGCAGACCCCATCAGCACCCTCTTCTTCTCGGTCTTCGTCCTTGGCTCCACCATCACCATCCTCAGAGATGTCTTTAGGGTCCTCATGGAAG gggctCCGCGGGGGCTGGAGTTCGACGCGGTGAAGGAGGCGCTGCTGGGGGCTCGCGGCGTGCGGGGCGTCCACGACCTGCACCTCTGGGCGCTGACACTGAGCCACGCCGCCGTGTCGGCGCACGTGGCCGTGG ATGCCGGCGCTGACGCTGagatggtgctgcaggaggtcACTGCCCGGCTCCAGAGGTTTGGCTTTGCCTTGTGCACGGTACAGgtggagcagcaccaggaggagtCAGCAGGCTGTCCCCACTGTCAGGACCCCCGAACCTGA
- the GTF3C2 gene encoding general transcription factor 3C polypeptide 2, which yields MASRAARGPPCRKRSVRERPGRRSGSAGRSRSRSGEREGEQRALREELPAGGLDGEDGGAPAKSPRKPGRPRAGPDGAAEGRGESSANGAVAAPRAAGRRGRKGKAEVLLVELSRAPEPLRGEKALGSSEDGNGPDTPRGGRPKRRAAKVALLYLQELAEELMPACQPPAPAKEPEHGQGKRRRRRRREEDTDSDDPARDADFVPSQEVLQAEEEEEEGSDTLCSEASEPELEAPRGHGGRTATTGRSKPQCRGLAPNGFHNSIMAPVEKSSSLTCSLREQKHSQWEFPDWIPVAHRWTCLSDSEAAPYLPAEEKSPLFSIQREGIKDDGALYRLNRFSSLQPHPERLDVSFFVGGPVWALAWCPTPEGSAAPQYVALSCHRSMGETHSVSGLHSGPALLQLWDLGTLQTEQGSPNKARLAYAIAADYGCVWDMKFCPSGAWEPPTAARMHPEMSRLGLLAAAFSDGRVVVYALPHPEALHHAKTTQVKDGSLHKHLICKVQCIATLQVGSVQAGNASECGQCFSLSWMPSKPHHHLAAGFYDGTVAVWNLLTKSLLQCVPQPDASLKLYPFRCFLAHDQAVRSIEWCKADSNFLVTVGSDRKIKFWDLRRLYEPINSIKRFLSTEVAWLLPYNGITVAQDNCYAPYGLCGIHYIDAGYLGFKAYFVAPRKGTVWSISGSDWLNTVAAGDITGELVAAVLPDLAVNPLNIKRSSDRRFPVYKADLLPCSPDGPESSEQALPRTHHYSEMAARSYLRFQDTDLRSFQNLPSREPMRRMHVQELKAELSLDRLQLEALHKVRFSPNLDSQGWLVSGGQAGIVRAHCLAGLASVGHQLLPECQARFSFLYGDTPRSPAPPEHSLLPRE from the exons ATGGCGTCAAGAGCCGCCCGTGGGCCGCCGTGCCGGAAGCGGAGTGTCCGGGAGCGGCCGGGACGACGATCGGGTTCTGCCGGGAGGAGTCGGAGCCGtagtggggagagggagggtgAACAGAGAGCGCTCC gggaggagctgcCGGCCGGAGGTCTGGACGGTGAGGATGGAGGAGCCCCTGCGAAGTCCCCGAGGAAACCGGGGCGGCCCCGAGCCGGTCCCGACGGCGCGGCGGAGGGGCGCGGCGAGAGCTCTGCCAACGGGGCAGTAGCGGCCCCGCGGGCTGCCGGGCGGCGCGGCAGGAAGGGCAAGGCcgaggtgctgctggtggagctgTCCCGGGCCCCGGAGCCCCTCCGGGGGGAAAAGGCGCTGGGCAGCAGCGAGGACGGGAACGGCCCGGACAccccgcggggcgggcggcCCAAGAGGAGGGCGGCCAAAGT ggctctgctgtacctgcaggagctggcgGAGGAGCTGATGCCGGCGtgccagccccctgctcccGCCAAGGAGCCCGAGCACGGCCAGGGGAAGCgccggaggaggaggaggagggaggaggacaCGGACAGCGACGACCCCGCACGGGATGCGGACTTTGTGCCCTcgcaggaggtgctgcaggcggaggaggaggaggaggagggcagcgACACGCTGTGCAGCGAGGCATCggagccagagctggaggcaccTCGAGGGCACGGCGGGAGGACAGCGACCACGGGG AGATCCAAGCCCCAGTGCCGAGGCCTTGCCCCCAATGGCTTCCACAACTCCATCATGGCCCCAGTGGAGAAGAGCTCCAGCCTTACCTGCAGCCT GCGGGAGCAGAAGCACTCGCAGTGGGAGTTCCCTGACTGGATCCCCGTGGCACACAGGTGGACGTGTCTCTCTGACAG CGAGGCTGCCCCGTACCTGCCAGCAGAGGAGAAGTCTCCCCTCTTCTCCATCCAGCGCGAGGGCATCAAGGACGATGGGGCCTTGTACAGGTTGAACAG gttcagctctctgcagccccacCCAGAGCGCCTGGATGTCTCTTTCTTCGTGGGTGGCCCGGTGTGGGCCCTGGCGTGGTGCCCGACCCCGGAGGGCTCCGCAGCGCCGCAGTACGTGGCCTTGTCCTGCCACAGGAGCATGGGGGAGACACACAGCGTGTCTGGGCTTCACTCaggccctgccctcctgcagctctgggacctCGGCACGCTGCAGACGGAGCAGGG CTCTCCCAACAAGGCCAGGCTGGCCTATGCCATCGCTGCTGACTATGGCTGTGTGTGGGACATGAAGTTCTGCCCCAGTGGTGCCTGGGAGCCACCCACTGCAGCCCGGATG CACCCAGAGATGAGCCGGCTGGGCCTGCTGGCCGCTGCCTTCTCGGATGGCAGGGTGGTGGTGTACGCCCTGCCGCACCCCGAGGCCCTGCACCACGCCAAGACAACCCAGGTAAAAG ATGGGTCCCTCCACAAGCACCTTATCTGCAAG GTGCAGTGCATTGCCACACTTCAGGTGGGCTCCGTCCAGGCAGGTAATGCATCTGAGTGTGGACAGTGCTTCAGTCTCTCCTGGATGCCTTCCAAGCCCCACCATCACCTGGCAGCAGGGTTTTATGATG GCACTGTGGCAGTGTGGAACCTGCTCACCAAGTCCCTGCTGCAGTGCGTGCCCCAGCCGGACGCCTCCCTCAAGCTCTACCCTTTCCGGTGCTTTCTAGCCCATGACCAGGCAGTCCGGAGCATTGAGTGGTGCAAGGCTGACAg caaCTTCCTGGTGACGGTGGGCAGCGACCGCAAGATCAAGTTCTGGGACCTGCGGCGGCTCTACGAGCCCATCAACAGCATCAAGCGGTTCCTGAGCACCGAGgtggcctggctgctgccctACAATGGCATCACTGTGGCCCAGGACAACTGCTATGCCCC GTACGGGCTCTGTGGGATCCACTACATCGACGCTGGGTACCTGGGCTTCAAGGCCTATTTTGTGGCCCCTCGCAAGGGCACCGTGTGG agcatctCTGGCTCGGACTGGTTGAACACGGTGGCTGCGGGTGACATCACCGGCGAGCTGGTGGCAGCGGTGCTGCCTGACCTGGCTGTCAACCCCCTCAACATCAAGCGCTCTTCGGACCGCAGATTT CCCGTGTACAAAGCTGACCTGCTGCCGTGCAGCCCCGACGGGCCCGAGAGCAGCGAGcaggccctgcccaggaccCATCACTACAGCGAGATGGCAGCCAGGAGCTACCTCCGCTTCCAGGACACGGACCTG CGCAGCTTCCAGAACTTGCCGAGCCGGGAGCCCATGCGCCGCATGCACGTGCAGGAGctgaaggcagagctcagcctcgACCGCCTGCAGCTGGAGGCCCTCCACAAG GTGCGCTTCAGCCCCAACCTGGACTCGCAGGGCTGGCTGGTGTCAGGCGGGCAGGCGGGCATTGTGCGGGCAcactgcctggcagggctggcctcCGTGGGccaccagctgctcccagagtgCCAGGCCCGCTTCAGCTTCCTCTATGGGGACACACCCCGCAGCCCTGCCCCCCCTGAGCACTCCCTGCTGCCAAGGGAGTAG